The DNA region TTCGGCAGTCTTCAGCTTAAAAAACTCGGAAAGCTCACCGCCGCAGTACACGCAGAATTTTCCGCGCTTGCTTGTTTTTCCGCATTTATTGCATATCAGCATATATCCTCCTGACCCGACAAGCCTGAGGGGCGTTGCCGTAAAAATAATCTATACCGCAGTATGAAATCGGTTATTATAATTATAATATTAATTTGCCTAAATGTCAAGTGAAATTTGTCATATCCAACAAAAAAGCGACCGTCTCGACAGTTTCCTGACGAGGCGGTCTATAAAACTATACTTCGCAAAGATAATTATATCTTGCATTTAACGAATCTGATCACCAACATAGCATCGGTGACATTTACCCGGCCGTTGCCGTCGATATCGGCATTCTTTTCATTAGCAGAAAGCATAAGCTTTTTGCCTGAAATATGAGCCATTACAACTACGATATCTGTAATATTAACTTTGCCGTCGCCATTGATATCGTATTTTAATGTTGTTTTATTAACAGCAGTCTTTTTTGATTTGGAAGCCTTGCTGACCGTGATCTTGTAAACTCGGGTAGTTCCTGCAGGTGAAACGCATGAGATCTCGATAGTGTTTTTGCCGTCTTTAAGAGCGATCTCACCGGTACCGTATACATCCGAAGTGCTGCTGCTGGCTTCAGCTGAAACATTAATGCTGTCAGTGTCAGCTGATACCTTAGCGGTGTAGGAGTCAGTATAGCTGTTAAAAGCAGGGCTGATGGTTACACCTGAAATACTCAGAGAACTGAGATAATCGTTGTTGTCCGATTCTGAATCAGGCTTGGGGCAGCGTGTGGATGGCATATTGTTGTATACGGGTATCTTGAATTCCATTGCGGAATCAAGCACTTCGTCACTGTATGCCTTCAGAAGGCTGACAGCTTCATTGGCTTGTCCGAATACACAGGTCATGTACTGGTGTGCGAAATATCCGTTGCCGCCGTCGGTCATATCAAATTTCTGAAGATAAAGAGTATCCTGATCCTTGGTGATATAACCGTTGCCAAGGAATATCGAACCGCCCACTATGGACCTATACTGGTTTGTCCAAGGCAGCATATAGCTGTCGTTGTAGTTAGTTGCATATCTTGCAGCCATCTGACCTGCTGTCATCGAAGATGTAGCATAAGCACCTACATCGAAGAAATTGAAGTAGTTTTCATATCCCGCAACTGTACCAAGCGACTGAGGTGCGCCGTAAACGCCCTGTTCATTGCGGCATCTTGAAGCCAGATGGTAAGGCGAAACTCCTGATACTTCAGCAGCCTCCATAAAGGTATCTGCATATGAGAACCACTCACCTGTGTCGGGACAAGTATATCCGCCGTCCATGAAAGTACCGCGGAGTATAGCCTCAACGCCGTCCCTGGTATGTACCGATGGGTCATACGAAAGATTTTCAAACATGAATATGTAATTCTCACTCAGGAAATTTCTGGGGTCGAGATAATACTTTATTATACCGTCAGAAGCCGCTACCCAACCTGTATCCAGCTGATACCAGCTGTCAGTGTTAGGGTCGTAAGCACCTTTTGCTCTGGATTTCCATGAATCGGGAGCACCATTGTGTACAAGGTTTCTGCCGACTACGGTCTCCTCGCTAACTGCTGTATCCCAGTCGATACCAACGTGCTGAGCCTTGAATATCCAGTTAGGGTGCTGCTTATGCAGATCTCTGAGATAAATCCTGTAACTCTCGGGAAAAGCCTGAGAATCCAGATAGCTTTCAAAATCGCTGCTGTTATCAGCTGACTGAGAACCGCTTACAGATATAGAATCTGCGGGAACATATCCCACAAGAAGTTCAAATTGTATCTTGTACCAAAGCGTGCCGTTGCTGTCGTATTTCTCTCCGAGTATGCTTACTGCATCTCCGCCGTCGAGCCAGCCTTTGGCAGCTGAATTTTTATCTGCGTCTTTTCTGACGTCTATATATGTGTACGAACATACACCGTTGCTGTCCTGTGCTGCTGCAGCATTGATGATATTGCTTCCTGTCGCTGCTGCTGTTCCAAACATCATAGCAACTGCCATGAGCACAGCCGCTGTTCTTTTAAGTATCAACGAACTCACCTCCGGGTGAACAAAAGAGACATATTTTTATTATTGTTCTTAACTCGTACTGTTTGTTTTGTTGTATTCATATTATATAGTAAAATAATAACATTGTCAACCTTTGTGTTTATTAACGTAGGGCATATTTGGTTAAATTTAATTGCGTTGTTCATTGGTTACAAAATAATTACAGGCTATATAGATGCGATATAATTCCTCAAATACAATATATAGTGTAGGAAAATATGTTCTTATATATTTGTGGGCATTTTTCACGAATTTTTATAAGTGCATTTGACATTTTGCCCATCTTAGTGTCAGAAATTTATATTCGGGATTATCGATGCTAAAATTGTTACAAACTTTGTAACCGAATTCGCCCTGTATATCGCGAAAATCGATTGTTAAATATATTTATCATTGCATCGATTTTGATTTTAGTTAAAAGAAAATATGATGATATGAAACTTGCTCCTGAAATATAGTTTTTCAAGAAAACGTTTAAGATAAATATATTAGTCGATTTTACACGGATTCATAATAATTAAAAGATAAAACATGAAAAATTATTAGCTCCCGTACGCAATACAGCGCATACGGGAGCTATTTGGTTACCTGAGTTCAAGCAGACAGTTTTCAAGATCGAGTTCATAAACCAGCTCGGAGTTTTCTTTTCCTTCGTAGATTGGGTCGCGATAGAGTTCAAGTTCATGGTCAAAACCTTCAAGAAGGTAAGGGTCATTGAATTTTAAAACAGCATTACCATTTTTGCTGATAAGATCTTTCAGCTTTTCGTTTTCAACCGACTTGTGTGATTTTCCGTCGTAAATATATTCTATGTCATCGCTTTCATCGGTGATGTTCACCAGTATATCCGCACACTTTGCCGCGGGAGAATCTGCAGAAAACTTTTTTTTCGTGGGCGGCATGAAGTATATGCAGTTATCATTAAGATTGGTCATTCCAAGTTTTGTACTGCGTGTAGTTCCGAACCATTTGTAATATTCCGGATTTTCAAAAGAAGTAAGTTCATTGCCTTCTGTTTCGCAATAGTTTCTCAGATCCCATGTTGCATCGAAATCCCAGACCTCATCTCCGATGTAGGCAAAATTCCACACATGGCCTGATTCATCTGCACTTATCGCATCTGCATCGACCTTGCCGCAGTCTATATCCGCCATATTGAACAGAAGCTGTATTGCACTAGCGATACCATCACATACGGCTCTCTTTTTTACTATGGCGCCGTAAACAGACTGTGGTTCGTTGTTCACCATACCGGTACTGTTTACATGGTATTCGTCGTAGGCAACATTTGTGCATACCCAGTCATAAAGATAATAAGCTTTATCCGCATCAGTGGTGCATTCGGGCGGTATGCTTTCAACTATTTCTCTGGCGGCGGCAATTACTTCATCCGTGTGAGAAGCGGATTTCAGCACCGAATCCGAAAGCTTCAATCGGTAATAACCATTCTCTGTAAGTTTGTATTCACAGCCACCTGCCGTCATTGGCACATCGGGAAATGAGAGCCCTGCATACTGCCAGCCCAGATCAATAAGGGCAGAATCATATTCGACAGGGAATTCCAGTTCCTCGATCCCGTTCTCATAGGCGTAGCGTATAGCAAAAGCCACAGTATCCAGAGCAGTGTAATATCCGCTGTCATCACTGTATAACATAGGCACATATTCATCATATGGGCTTACATATGAAAGCCATTCCTCATATGGTTTGTCAAGATAATTGAATTTGATCTGCTTGTTGTATACCTGATAAAAACTGCCGTCTATCTCAAGCTGATGTGTCTTTGTCTCAAATTTGTACTCGCTGTTTTGTGCGACATCGGAACTTTCCACCGTCTGACTTGAAAGATTATCAGTGTTTTGAGACTTTGAAGTTTTATTGCAGCTTGAAGGTACAGTCATTGTAAGCATAAGTGCGGCTGCTGCCGACAAATATTTTTTTATGTTTATGACCATTTTGTTCTCCTTTGCAAGATCATCAGAAATAATGTATCTGTCGGGTACAGCATGAGCCATACCCGACAGAAGTCGTATTATTGAGGTGATTTGGTGTTTTTGCAAATTACTGCTCGATTATCTCAACGTCGTTGGCGCTGAGCTTCTTTGTCTCTTCCTCTGCAACTCTCTGGATAGCTTCCTCGCGGGACTTCTCCAGAGCGTCCTTCATGTCCTTGCCAAGGAACTCGGGCAGTGACATACCAGCCTGCTCGAACAGATCGTTCAGAGGGGGTACGCTCTTCATCAGACCGCTGAGGAAGTTAGCGGTAGAACCGCCGCCCTGTCCGCCGTTAGCGCCGCTGTCCCAAACAGTGATCTTGTCGATCTTGATGTTCTTGATAGCTTCTACCTGAATAGCTATCAGTTGCTCCATCTTGTCAGCGATGATAAGTCTTACAGCTGCATCTGCATCGCCGCCTGCAGCAGCAACTATCTGCTTCAGACCTTCTGCCTGCTTGGTGAGTATTTCCTGATTACCCTTAGCCTCAGCTTCCATCTTAGCGAAGATAGCGTCAGCTTCACCCTTTGCCTTGCGTCTTGTAACTTCAGCCTGTGCCTCAGCCTGGATCTCAGCCTGCTGCTTGCTGATCTCAGCCTTAACGATAACGTCAGCCTTCTGGGTAGCCTTTTCCAGCTCTGCTCTTGTAAGCTCTGCTTCCTGCTGAGCGATGTAAGCCTCCTGCTTAGCCTTTGCAGCCTGAACTGCCTCGGCAGCGGTAGCTTTACGCAGAGATTCTGCTTCTCTTTCTCTTCTCTCAGCCTCGGACTGTGCAACGGCTACCTTAGCATCGTTCTCACCCTTGATAGCGTCAGCGTTTGCAGCTGCAACTTCGATCCTCTGCTCTTTCTGTGCGTGTGACTGACCGATCTCACCGTCTCTGTGCTTCTCTGCAACGCT from Ruminococcus albus AD2013 includes:
- a CDS encoding dockerin type I domain-containing protein, giving the protein MILKRTAAVLMAVAMMFGTAAATGSNIINAAAAQDSNGVCSYTYIDVRKDADKNSAAKGWLDGGDAVSILGEKYDSNGTLWYKIQFELLVGYVPADSISVSGSQSADNSSDFESYLDSQAFPESYRIYLRDLHKQHPNWIFKAQHVGIDWDTAVSEETVVGRNLVHNGAPDSWKSRAKGAYDPNTDSWYQLDTGWVAASDGIIKYYLDPRNFLSENYIFMFENLSYDPSVHTRDGVEAILRGTFMDGGYTCPDTGEWFSYADTFMEAAEVSGVSPYHLASRCRNEQGVYGAPQSLGTVAGYENYFNFFDVGAYATSSMTAGQMAARYATNYNDSYMLPWTNQYRSIVGGSIFLGNGYITKDQDTLYLQKFDMTDGGNGYFAHQYMTCVFGQANEAVSLLKAYSDEVLDSAMEFKIPVYNNMPSTRCPKPDSESDNNDYLSSLSISGVTISPAFNSYTDSYTAKVSADTDSINVSAEASSSTSDVYGTGEIALKDGKNTIEISCVSPAGTTRVYKITVSKASKSKKTAVNKTTLKYDINGDGKVNITDIVVVMAHISGKKLMLSANEKNADIDGNGRVNVTDAMLVIRFVKCKI
- a CDS encoding transglutaminase domain-containing protein, which gives rise to MAHAVPDRYIISDDLAKENKMVINIKKYLSAAAALMLTMTVPSSCNKTSKSQNTDNLSSQTVESSDVAQNSEYKFETKTHQLEIDGSFYQVYNKQIKFNYLDKPYEEWLSYVSPYDEYVPMLYSDDSGYYTALDTVAFAIRYAYENGIEELEFPVEYDSALIDLGWQYAGLSFPDVPMTAGGCEYKLTENGYYRLKLSDSVLKSASHTDEVIAAAREIVESIPPECTTDADKAYYLYDWVCTNVAYDEYHVNSTGMVNNEPQSVYGAIVKKRAVCDGIASAIQLLFNMADIDCGKVDADAISADESGHVWNFAYIGDEVWDFDATWDLRNYCETEGNELTSFENPEYYKWFGTTRSTKLGMTNLNDNCIYFMPPTKKKFSADSPAAKCADILVNITDESDDIEYIYDGKSHKSVENEKLKDLISKNGNAVLKFNDPYLLEGFDHELELYRDPIYEGKENSELVYELDLENCLLELR
- a CDS encoding flotillin family protein → MGTESIIIICVIVAVLFAALMAILSRYRKCPSDKVLVIYGKVGTDKNGQARSARCIHGGAAFIMPVIQSYEYMDLTPISINVDLKNALSKQNIRIDVPSRFTVGISTEPGIMQNAAERLLGLKLMEIQELAKDIIFGQLRLIIATMDIEEINSDRDKFLLAVSNNVEIELKKIGLKLINVNVTDITDESGYLEALGKEAAAKAINDAKKSVAEKHRDGEIGQSHAQKEQRIEVAAANADAIKGENDAKVAVAQSEAERREREAESLRKATAAEAVQAAKAKQEAYIAQQEAELTRAELEKATQKADVIVKAEISKQQAEIQAEAQAEVTRRKAKGEADAIFAKMEAEAKGNQEILTKQAEGLKQIVAAAGGDADAAVRLIIADKMEQLIAIQVEAIKNIKIDKITVWDSGANGGQGGGSTANFLSGLMKSVPPLNDLFEQAGMSLPEFLGKDMKDALEKSREEAIQRVAEEETKKLSANDVEIIEQ